Proteins encoded by one window of Candidatus Methylomirabilota bacterium:
- the gcvH gene encoding glycine cleavage system protein GcvH — protein MANVPADLRYTKEHEWAKLEGDKARVGITAFAQEQLGDVVFVELPKAGTKVSAMKTFGVVESVKAVSDLYAPLSGEVVEINAELPKKPELVNADPYGQGWMIVIKLASPKEWEALMSAADYEKLIASAGH, from the coding sequence ATGGCGAATGTTCCGGCCGACCTCCGTTACACGAAAGAGCACGAGTGGGCCAAGCTCGAAGGGGACAAGGCCCGCGTGGGCATCACGGCCTTCGCCCAGGAGCAGCTGGGCGACGTGGTCTTCGTCGAGCTTCCCAAGGCCGGTACCAAGGTGAGCGCCATGAAGACCTTTGGCGTGGTCGAGTCCGTCAAGGCGGTCTCCGATCTCTACGCGCCGTTGAGCGGGGAAGTGGTCGAGATCAATGCCGAGCTGCCCAAGAAGCCCGAGCTCGTCAACGCCGATCCGTACGGCCAGGGCTGGATGATCGTCATCAAGCTGGCGAGCCCAAAAGAATGGGAGGCCCTCATGTCCGCGGCCGACTACGAGAAGCTCATCGCCTCGGCGGGGCACTGA
- the gcvT gene encoding glycine cleavage system aminomethyltransferase GcvT encodes MTQTPAPLKRTPLRDVHVKAGAKMVPFGGWDMPVQYTGIIEEHRCVRSAAGLFDISHMGEFEVSGPAALAAVQRVTTNDAAALAIGQVQYSLLCRPDGGIVDDLTLYRLADEHYMLTVNASNIDKDWDWVTEQGGCRAAWSNVSDETGLLAVQGPKAEGLVQRLADTDVTRVPYYHFVKGGVAGVPCLISRTGYTGEDGFELYAPAARLEALWRALLDGGKGDGIQPIGLGARDTLRLEMKFALYGNDIDETTNPLEAGLGWVVKPGKGDFIGREAIEKVRAAGVTRKLVGFEMAERAVARHGYRLLKDGAEVGVVTSGSFSPSLERCIGMGYLRADLAPAGTEFDVDIRGQAHRARVAKTPFVPSKAKKS; translated from the coding sequence ATGACGCAGACGCCGGCTCCCCTCAAGCGCACGCCTCTCCGAGATGTCCACGTCAAGGCCGGCGCCAAGATGGTGCCCTTCGGCGGCTGGGACATGCCCGTGCAGTACACGGGCATCATCGAGGAGCACCGCTGCGTCCGCTCGGCCGCGGGGCTCTTCGACATCAGCCACATGGGTGAGTTCGAGGTGAGCGGCCCCGCCGCCCTGGCCGCCGTCCAGCGCGTGACCACGAATGACGCCGCGGCTCTCGCCATCGGGCAGGTCCAGTACTCGCTCCTCTGCCGTCCCGACGGCGGCATCGTGGACGATCTCACCCTCTACCGGCTGGCCGACGAGCACTACATGCTCACCGTGAACGCCTCGAACATCGACAAGGACTGGGACTGGGTGACCGAGCAGGGCGGGTGCCGGGCGGCGTGGAGCAATGTCAGCGACGAGACGGGGCTGCTGGCCGTGCAGGGGCCCAAGGCCGAAGGGCTCGTCCAGCGGCTCGCCGACACGGACGTGACGCGCGTGCCCTACTACCACTTCGTCAAGGGCGGCGTCGCGGGGGTGCCCTGCCTAATCTCCCGCACGGGCTACACGGGCGAGGACGGCTTCGAGCTCTATGCGCCGGCCGCCCGCCTCGAAGCGCTCTGGCGCGCGCTCCTGGACGGAGGCAAGGGCGATGGCATCCAGCCCATCGGCCTGGGCGCCCGGGACACCCTCAGGCTCGAGATGAAGTTTGCCCTCTATGGCAATGACATCGACGAGACAACCAATCCGCTCGAGGCAGGGCTCGGCTGGGTGGTCAAGCCTGGGAAAGGCGATTTCATCGGGCGCGAGGCGATCGAGAAGGTGAGGGCCGCGGGAGTCACGCGCAAGCTCGTGGGCTTCGAGATGGCCGAGCGCGCGGTGGCACGTCACGGCTATCGACTGCTCAAGGACGGCGCCGAGGTCGGCGTGGTCACCTCGGGATCGTTCTCCCCGAGCCTCGAGCGCTGCATCGGCATGGGGTATCTGCGCGCCGACCTCGCCCCGGCCGGCACGGAGTTCGACGTGGACATTCGCGGCCAGGCCCACCGGGCGCGGGTGGCCAAGACGCCCTTTGTCCCCTCCAAAGCCAAGAAGTCCTAG